The following proteins are co-located in the Cryptococcus neoformans var. grubii H99 chromosome 1, complete sequence genome:
- a CDS encoding dityrosine transporter, with protein sequence MVVDNMKTASSSSSTLMEPSTSSATLTHDRMKEENGSSKTSGPDSSPSISCSNMEEIALDENLREKPPDREGDGGCVKSLVDTPQSDKEEVTEVEMIDGRPKDVYDRFSKRQKNVIVAIISYSAFIAPMTSSIFLPSIPPMAVDLHSSAEVINYTVAIFLVTIGVASVFWSPYSGFYGRRPVYLASMPIMVVASIGVAQSKNIGAIIGTRILQGIGSSCVLSVGAGTIGDIFRPTERSRGMATYYMGVLIGPALSPILGGIFTEYTSQTWRSAQYFLAGCGALSVVLTFFFLPETFHPPTVHERLKRERGKKFVMYWVNPFRSVMLLRWPNIAMACFISSCVMLDTYCVIVPLSAVFKDRYNIQNTAIAGCLYLVNGAGNIISSRIAGPYADRIVKKYMEKRGYRRPEDRLKASFWGTLILMPISILIYGWLLKFGKGGMAPPLIMVFLNGISLMLCLTPLNTYLVDCMQSRSAEVVAINNCIRYIFSAAASAFVLPLANAIGWGWTMTMCAFVSWLAAGALFILCRYGELWREAANIRYGITKVEAQEERVDGGKDEEAAVVGNSTIEGRTSEAYGEHLDGGPVPMKKNFSRTGARAKTVDRQMSRKEGELPLVEDVLKRQVSFSGPSIHGGG encoded by the exons ATGGTGGTCGATAACATGAAGACAGCCAGCAGCTCTAGCTCGACACTCATGGAGCCATCGACATCATCAGCCACCCTGACGCACGATaggatgaaggaagaaaatggcTCATCCAAAACTTCTGGTCCTGATTCTAGCCCCTCAATATCATGTTCAAATATGGAAGAAATTGCATTGGACGAGAATCTTCGTGAAAAGCCACCGGATagagaaggggatggaggTTGTGTGAAGTCTTTGGTGGATACCCCGCAAAGCgacaaagaagaggttACGGAGGTCGAGATGATTGATGGAAGACCAAAAGATGTATATGATCGCTTTTCCAAGAGACAGAAAAATGTTATCGTTGCGATTATATCATACTCCGCTTTCATTGCCC CTATGACCTCAtctatcttccttccttcaatACCACCGATGGCTGTCGACCTACATTCCTCAGCTGAGGTCATCAACTATACTGTAGCGATATTTTTGGTCACTATCGGTGTTGCCAGTGTCTTCTGGTCTCCTTACTCCGGATTCTACGGACGGCGACCGGTGTATCTGGCCAGTATGCCGATCATGGTGGTAGCTAGCATAGGAGTCGCTCAGTCAAAGAACATTGGGGCTATCATTGGCACCCGTATTTTGCAGGGTATAG GAAGCTCATGTGTGCTCAGTGTAGGAGCAGGAACTATTGGAGATATCTTCAGACCTACCGAAAGAAGTCGAGGCATGGCGACTTACTATATGGG TGTCCTTATCGGACCTGCCTTGAGTCCAATCCTAGGCGGAATCTTTACTGAGTATACTTCACAAACTTGGCGTAGTGCCCAATACTTTCTTGCTGGATGTGGTGCGTTATCGGTTGTCCtcacctttttctttctgcctGAGACATTCCACCCGCCTACCGTGCACGAGCGCCtgaaaagggagagagggaagaagttTGTGATGTATTGGGTGAACCCTTTCAGGTCAGTGATGCTGTTGAGATGGCCAAACATAGCGATGGCG TGCTTTATCTCGAGTTGCGTAATGCTTGATACCTACTGTGTCATTGTTCCACTCTCTGCTGTTTTT AAAGATAGATATAACATCCAAAATACTGCTATTGCAGGTTGCTTGTATCTAGTGAATGGTGCTGGTAACATCATCTCGAGTAGGATTGCCGGTC CATATGCCGACCGCATTGTGAAGAAGTATATGGAAAAGCGAGGATACAGAAGGCCAGAGGACAGACTGAAGGCGAGCTTCTGGGGCACCCTGATTCTGATGCCGATATCGATCTTGATATACGGGTGGTTATTGAAGTTTGG CAAAGGAGGAATGGCCCCACCTTTAATCATGGTGTTCCTCAACGGCATCTCTTTAATGCTCTGTCTTACCCCTCTCAATACTTA TTTGGTAGACTGTATGCAGTCGCGGAGTGCCGAAGTCGTGGCCATAAACAACT GTATACGATACATCTTTTCGGCCGCTGCCTCTGCTTTTGTCCTTCCACTAGCCAACGCCATCGGTTGGGGCTGGACCATGACCATGTGCGCTTTTGTTAGC TGGCTGGCAGCCGGAGCATTGTTTATTCTGTGCCGTTATGGAGAACTGTGGCGAGAAGCAGCAAATATCCGATATGGCATCACCAAAGTTGAAGCTCAAGAAGAACGCGTTGACGGGGGTaaggacgaagaagctgcAGTTGTTGGGAATAGTACAATCGAAGGCAGGACCTCCGAGGCATATGGCGAACACCTTGATGGGGGACCGGTACCTATGAAGAAAAACTTTTCTAGGACAGGGGCAAGAGCAAAGACTGTTGATAGGCAAATGAGTAGAAAAGAGGGCGAATTGCCTCTTGTGGAAGACGTGTTGAAGAGACAAGTGTCTTTTTCTGGCCCTTCAATCCATGGCGGGGGTTAA
- a CDS encoding mitochondrial protein with role in iron accumulation yields the protein MSLSSALRLGPVPGYRHNGIRQNRLLAMSRPLLVHPTTRRISTKVTCRRGLCMLTGRTFAAHRCTSLHSGLRHHTTKTPSNTSKSLGPQHEHKHEHEHEHDHDHDHEHGLFHTHVHDHSEGAEQLMEALSTGKMDRGTRITLLGLGSNVALTLSKGLAGLWMNSASLLAEAGHSLSDLLGDFVTLATWRISRKPPTDAFPWGYSKFETFGTLTVSVILVGGAVGIGLHSYHLLLQTLLPYLSTFPPGTLLNVIGTHLPASIPSPLLELFHSHGPSALPHEHGPGDEHLHSHATDAGAILNPHAAWFALASVIIKEWLYQLTAKVASEEHSPVLKANALHHRADALTSLVALTSILGSSFGGWHFLDPLGGIAVSFFILQQGLSLSKVAMLELLDAGIDKKTQAAIEKIVTDLVDGDELLAVRNVRGVKCGGQTNLDLTIDVPPSMTVRDSHSVEQRVRDAVMSARREVREVKVHVHGEELLPDGTSAMRKAVEKTGPTSDFGRDGC from the exons ATGTCCCTGTCGAGCGCTCTCCGGCTTGGGCCCGTCCCCGGCTACAGACACAACGGGATTCGACAGAACCGTCTGTTGGCGATGTCTCGGCCACTTTTGGTCCACCCAACGACCAGAAGAATATCAACAAAAGTCACTTGTCGGAGAGGCCTGTGCATGCTGACGGGTAGAACCTTTGCTGCACATCGGTGTACCTCATTACACTCTGGTCTTCGACATCACACCACAAAGACCCCGTCAAACACGTCCAAGTCACTCGGTCCCCAACATGAACACAAACATGAGCATGAGCACGAACATGACCATGATCACGACCATGAACATGGGTTATTTCATACACACGTCCATGATCATTCGGAGGGCGCGGAACAGCTCATGGAAGCTTTATCAACAGGGAAGATGGACAGAGGGACACGGATAACTTTGTTGG GTCTTGGAAGCAATGTTGCTCTTACTCTGTCTAAAGGTTTAGCGGGATTATGGATGAACTCGGCTTCTTTGCTAGCCGAAGCGGGTCATAGTCTGTCAGATCTGTTAGGT GACTTTGTAACCCTTGCAACATGGAGAATATCTCGGAAGCCGCCTACAGACGCATTTCCTTGGGGCTACAGTAAATTTGAGACATTTGGAACCCTTACGGTCAGTGTTATTCTGGTTGGAGGCGCGGTCGGCATCGGGTTACACTCTTATCAT TTACTATTACAAACGTTGCTCCCCTATCTCTCCACATTTCCTCCTGGCACACTATTAAATGTTATTGGCACACACCTGCCTGCTTCTATCCCCTCCCCTCTTCTTGAGCTGTTCCACTCTCATGGACCTTCAGCACTCCCACATGAGCATGGACCTGGAGACGAGCACTTACACAGCCATGCTACCGACGCTGGAGCTATCTTGAACCCGCACGCTGCCTGGTTTGCGTTAGCGAGTGTAATTATCAAGGAATGGCTATATCAATTAACAGCAAAGGTCGCTTCCGAGGAGCATAGTCCGGTATTGAAGGCCAACGCTTTGCA TCATCGAGCAGACGCTCTTACTTCACTCGTCGCACTAACCTCCATCCTTGGCTCTTCTTTCGGAGGCTGGCACTTTCTTGACCCTCTGGGTGGCATTGCTGTGTCAtttttcatccttcaacaGGGTCTCTCCTTGTCAAAAGTCGCCATGCTCGAATTATTAGATGCTGGTATAGATAAGAAGACCCAAGCTGCGATCGAAAAGATTGTAACTGATTTAgtggatggagatgagctTTTGGCTGTCAGAAACGTGAGAGGTGTCAAGTGTGGTG GCCAAACAAACCTCGACTTGACTATAGACGTGCCTCCCAGCATGACCGTTAGAGACTCCCATTCTGTGGAGCAGAGGGTGAGAGATGCTGTCATGTCAGCGCGAAGGGAAGTTAGAGAAGTCAAAGTCCATGTACATGGCGAGGAGCTTTTGCCGGATGGAACTAGCGCTATGAGGAAGGCCGTGGAAAAGACGGGACCGACATCTGACTTTGGGAGAGACGGTTGTTGA